CATGGTTGCCACCGGCACCGACTCCTTTTGCAACCCGGCCGCTTGGCGCCTCGCGCGAGGGAAGAGGGGCGAGACAGACGACCCACAGCGGCCGGTGCCCAACATTAGGGAAGGCCGGCAGCGGAATCAAGGCGACCGAGCGCCACTTCACGCCTGCGCAACCGCTTGCGTACCAAGGGTGTCGGCCCGCCTGCCAACGATCGCGGTCAGTACGTCGTCGAGCGTGACCACCCCGAGCGGGCGGCGGCCGTCGCTGACCAGCACCATGTGCCGCCGCTCCCGGCGCATCGACAGCAGCAGGTCGGCGAGCGTACGGTCCGGCGGCACCACCGCCAACGGCCGGTACACGTCCGCCGGCACGGGGGCCCGCCGGCTCGCGCCCGCGTACCCGAGCACGTCCTTGACGTGCACGAAGCCGAGCACCCGGCGGGTGGAGCGCTGCACCACGGGGAAGCGGGACCGGCCCGTCCGGGTGGCCAGCACCTCCAGCGAGGCGGGCGAGACGTCCTCGGCCACGGTGGTCACCGTGGACCACGGTTGCAGGGCGTCGGCGGCGGTCCGGCTGTGCAACGCGAGCGCACCCGTGATCCGGACGTGCTCCTCCGCGTCGAGCAGCCCCTCCGTACGCGCCTGCGCCACCAGCCCGGCCAGCTCCTCGGCGGTGAAGACCGTCTTCACGGCCTCGGTGGCCTCGACCCGCCACAGTCCCAGCACCCGGCGGGACGCCCACTTCATCGCCACCAGCAGCGGCTTGGTGGCCAGGCAGAACGCCAGCATCGCCGGCCCCAGCCAGAGCGCCGACGGCTCCGGCCCGGCCAGGGTGATGTTCTTCGGCACCATCTCGCCGACCACGGTGTGCAGGAAGACCACCACCCCGAGGGCGAGTACGAAGGCCACCGGGTGGACCACCCCCTCCGGCAGCCGCGCCGCGCGGAACGCCGGCTCCAGCAGGTGCGCGAGGGCGGGCTCGGCGATCGCGCCCAGCCCCAGCGAGCAGACGGTGATGCCGAGCTGCGCCCCGGCGATCATCAGCGGGATCTGGTTCATCGCCGACAACGCCCAGCGGGCCCGCTTCGAGCCGGCCGCCAACGGCTCGACCACCGTGCGCCGGGACGCGATCAGCGCGAACTCGCTGCCCACGAAGAACGCGTTGCCGAGCAGCAGCGCGACGGTGACCAACAGCTCAGGCATCGCCGTCCGGCTCCTCGGGACGGAGCACCCGGACCTGCTCGATCCGGTGCCGCTCGACCTCCACGACGGTGAACTCGAAGCCCGACTCGTCGACCGTCTCGCCCGCCAGCGGGATGTGCCCCAGCCGGGCCATCAGGAACCCGGCGAGCGTCTCGTACGGCCCCTCGGGCAGCCGGAAGCCGGTCTGCTCCGCCAGCTCGTCGGAGCGCAGCACCCCGTCGACGAGGACCGTCCGCTCCCCGCCCGGCACCCTCAGCCCGGCCGCGTCCACGTCGTCCACCGCGTCCGGGTCGAACTCGTCGGCGATCTCCCCGACCAGTTCCTCCACGAGGTCCTCCGTGGTGACCACGCCGTCGGTGCCGCCGTACTCGTCGACGACGATGGCGAGGTCGGCACCCGCGCTGCCGAGCGCGGCCAGCACGCCGTCGAGGTCCAGGCTCTCCGGCACGTACACCGGTTCGCGGGCGACCGACCCGACCGTGGTCGAGCCGCGCAGGGCCAGTGGCACGCCCAGCGCGTCCGGCACCCCGGCGACGCCGGTCACCAAGTCGAGGGTCTCCTCGTACACCGGGAACCGGGTCCGCCCGGTCCGGCGGGACAGCGCCAGCAGCTCCGCCACGGTGGCGGTGGCCCGCAGCGCGACGACGTCGACCCGCGGGGTCATCGCCTCGGCGGCCCGCTTGTCGCCGAACCGGATGGTGCGGCGCAGCAGCATGGCGGTGTCCGGCGGCAGCGCCCCGGCCCGCGCCGAGATGGCCGCCAGCAGCCCCAGCTCCTCCGGCGAGCGGGCGCTGGCCAGCTCCTCCTGCGGCTCCACGCCCAGCAGCCGGACCAGGCGGTTCGCCGAGTCGTTCAGCGCCCGGATCAGCCAGCCGAAGGCGCGGGAGAAGGCGCGCATCGGGCCCGCGGTGGCGAGGGCGGTGGGCATCGGCCGGGCCAGCGCGAGGTTCTTCGGCACCAGTTCGCCGAAGAGCATCGAGAGCAGGGTGGCCAGGGCCAGGGCGAGGAACGGGGTGAACCGGCCGGCGGCGTCCCCGGCGACCGGCCGCAGCAGCGGGGTGAAGAGGCGGGCCAGGGCGGGCTCGGCCAGGTAGCCCGTGAGCAGCGCGGTGAGCGTGATGCCGAGCTGCGCCCCGGAGAGCTGGAAGGAGAGTTCCCGCAGCGCCCGGTGTACGGTCGCGGCCCGGCCGTCGCCCGCGGCCGCCCGCCGCTCGATCTCGGGTCGGTCCACCGTGACCAGGGCGAACTCGGCCGCGACGAAGAACGCGTTGCCGCCGGTCAGCAGCACGAAGCCGACCAGGGGCAGCAGCGTGGTCAGCAGCAGGCCATCGATGGTCGTCTCACCTCGGCGCGATTCTCGCACGGGCGGCGACCCCGGTCACGGGTGGAAGATCTGCCGGGCCCGCAGGTCCCGGCTACCGTCGGGGCATGGCCCCGCTCACGCTCGCCCACGAACTCGCCCTGCTCGGCTACGACGACGCGGGCGCCAACCGGCTCGGCCGGCCCACCCTCGACTACGGCCTGGCCGGCGCCCTGCTGCTGGAGCTGACGCTCGCCGGTCGGGTCGAGATCGCCGACGACCGGCTGGTGGTGACCGACCAGGCCCCCGTCGGGCAGCGGCAGCTCGACGACGCGCTGACGCGGATCGCCACCGATCCGAAGCGGCGCAAGCCGAACGACTGGATCAGCCGGCTCGCCAAGGACCTGCCCGAGCAGGTGCTGGACGGGCTGGTCACCGCCGGCGTGCTCCGCCGCGACTCGGACAAGGTGCTGTGGGTCTTCCCGCGTACCCGCTATCCGTCCACCACCGGCGCGGAGCCGGCGGTGGAGACGCAGGCCCGGCAGCGGATGGTTGCCGCCGTGGCCGCGGACGGGCCGGTGGACGGGCGGACGGCCGCGCTCATCGGCCTCGCCCGGGCCGTCGGCCTGGACCGCAAGCTCTTCGCGGAGCTGCCGAAGGAGCGGGTCAAGCGGCGACTGGCCGAGATCGCCGCCGGCGACTGGGCGTCCGCCGCCACGCGCAAGGCCATCGAGGAGACCCAGGCCGCCGTGCTGATCGCCACCACCACGGCGGCCACGGCCGTCATCGTGACCACCACGACCTCCTGAACGACGACGGCGGCGGCACCGGGAGGTGCCGCCGCCGTCGGGCGTCGCAGGGGGTACGCGTCAGCCGGCGACCGGCAACCGCTCGGTGTCGGTGCCGCCCGGCGCCTGCTCGGGCTTGACCGACCGGAGCAGCACGCTGGCCACGTCGACGACCTCGACCTGCTCCCCGGCACCCTTGCCGTTCACCCCGTCGTTGAGCATCGTCGAGCAGAACGGGCAGCCGACGGCGACCGTCTTCGCCCCGGTGGACATGGCCTCCTCGACCCGGTCCACGTTGATCCGCTTGCCGATCTTCTCCTCCATCCACATCCGGGCGCCGCCGGCGCCGCAGCAGAAGGAGCGCTCGCTGTTGCGGGGCATCTCGATAAGGCCGCTGGCGCGGCCTGCGCCGGATTCGATGGCTGCACCATCCTGGCCAGCACCGGCTCCGCCGGAGATGGCGGACCCCAGCACCTCGCGCGGCGGGGCGAAGACCCGGTTGTGCCGGCCCAGGTAGCAGGGGTCGTGGTAGGTCACGCCGCCGTCGACCGGCTGCACCGGGGTGAGCTTGCCGGTGGCGACCAGGTGCGCCAGGAGCTGGGTGTGGTGGACCACCTCGAACTCGCCGCCGAGCTGGCCGTACTCGTTGCCGAGGGTGTTGAAGCAGTGCGGGCAGGTGGCGACGATCTTCCGCTTGCTCTTCTCCCGGCCCTCGAACGCCTCGTTGAGGGTCTCGACGTTCTGCTGGGCGAGCATCTGGAAGACGAACTCGTTGCCGATGCGGCGGGCCGGGTCGCCGGAGCAGGTCTCGCCCTCGCCGAGGATCGCGAACTTCACGCCCGCCTCGTTGAGCAGCGTGGCGACCGCCCGGGTGGTCTTCTTGGCCCGGTCCTCGAAGGCGCCGGCGCAGCCGACCCAGAAGAGGTACTCGAAGTCGTCGACCTCGCCGACCCGCGGCACCTCGAAGTCCAGGCCCTTGGTCCAGTCCTCGCGGGTGTTCTGCGGGGCGCCCCACGGGTTGCCCTTGTTTTCCAGGTTGCGCAGCATCACGCCGGCCTCCGACGGGAAGCTCGACTCGATGAGCACCTGGTAGCGGCGCATGTCGACGATGTGGTCGACGTGCTCGATGTCGACGGGGCACTGCTCGACGCAGGCACCGCAGGTGGTGCAGGACCAGAGCACGTCCGGGTCGATGATGCCGCCTTCCTCGGCGGTGCCGATCAGCGGCTTCTCGGCCTCGGCCAGCGCCAGCACGTCCATGTGGGCGAGCTGGGCGGCGGTGGCCTTCTCCTCGCCGGTCAGGTCCTTGCCGCCGCCGGCCAGCAGGTACGGCGCCTTCGCGTACGCGTGGTCGCGCAGGCTGAGCACCAGCAGCTTCGGCGACAGCGGCTTGCCGGTGTTCCAGGCCGGGCACTGCGACTGGCAGCGGCCGCACTCGGTGCAGGTGCTGAAGTCCAGCAGACCCTTCCAGGTGAACTGCTCGACCTGGGCGACACCGAACTGGTCGGACTCGGGGTCGGCCTCCTCGAAGTCCAGCGGCTTGCCCTGGCTCGTCATCGGGCGCAGGGCGCCGAGGCCGGAGACGTTGGCGCCCGGGTCACGCTTGAAGAAGATGTTGAAGAAGGCCAGGAAGCGGTGCCAGGCGACGCCCATGGTGACGTTCAGCGCGATCACGATGAGCCAGGTCATCGAGATGGCGATCTTGACGAGCGCGGCGATGCTGACGCCGGCCTCCCAGTTCGGCAGCACTCCGCCGACGGCGTGGCTGAGCGGGGCGGCCCAGACCGGGTACTCGAAGTGGTCGGTGGCGACCTTGAAGCCCCGGATGACGAAGCCCATGATCAGTACGGCGAGGATGATGCCCTCGACGAAGTAGCCCTGCCACATGGTCGAGCCGGTGAACCGGGACTTCCCGCCCGGCCGGGTGGGCCGGTTGCGGAGCCGGATCGCGATCAGCACCAGGATGCTGACGAGGCCCAGGATCGCGAGCCACTCGGTGACCAGCCCGTAGATCGCCCAGTTGCCGACCAGGGGCAGCCCGCCGGTCGGGGAGACGACCTCGAAGTACGCCTCCAGCACCAGCAGCGACAGCACGATGAAGCCGACCATCACGAACCAGTGCGCCGCACCCACCACGCTCCAGCGGAGCATGCGGGTGTGGCCGGCGGTCTCGGCCAGCATCGTCTTCGTGCGGGTGCCCTTGTCGCCGAAGCGGGTCGGGTCCGGCTGACCCAGCCGGATGACGGCCACCATCTTCATGACCGCGCGTACCGCAAGCCACACCGCCACGGCGGTGATGGCGAACGCGAGGATCGTGGTGACGATCTGGACGCTGCCCATCGAGTTGGCCTCCCCGGTCTGCTGCCTGTCGAGCGGCTCGGCGACCGGGGCCCGGGTCAGGGCACGATCGGCGAGCCGCCGCCGCACCCTCGACCGGACCGGTCGATGACCTCGCTCCGCTCGGTCATGCAGTGCAGCCTACGCGCAAGGTTACCCAGGAGTAACGTGAGTCATCTCGCACCGGGCCGCGCCGCCCTGCGCACACCTTAGGGCGAACGCACCGCAACCGCCGGGCAGGGGCTCCACCGAGTGACATGGATTGCCACGCCGCCGGCCCGCAGGCCGGACAGCGACGACGGCAGGGCGACCGCGCCCGGACCACCCCGCCGCCGGGCCGGCGGCGGGGCGCGGCGCTCAGCGCCGGCGGGAGAGCAGGACGCTCAGCGCCAGCGGGAGAGCAGGACGCTCAGCGCCAGCGGGAGAGCAGGATCAGTGAGGCGACCATGGCGCCGAAGCCCACCGCGAGGTTCCAGTAACCCCACGACATGACCGGGTACTCCTGCTCGGAGAGGTAGTAGACCACCAGCCAGCCGATGCCGAAAACGATGAGGGCGACCGCCGAGACCGGGAGCCACACCGGGCTAGGCTTGCGCGTCGCCGCCGTCGCCGTCGGACGGACGTCCGTCGGCGGGGTGTACACCTTCTTCTTGCGAACCTGAGACTTGGGCACGACGCTCTCCAGAGGGGTTACGACCTCGTCCGGCCTGACAACCGGGCGCGGGGGCGACGGTCCATGGCCAATAATGTTCGACAGCTAGCGTAGTCCCGAAGGCCCGTCCAATCCACGAATGGGGCGAGGCCAGTGCACGGAGTGACCGAAAAAGGCGGGACTGTTCGGGTCGCCGCGGCGGCTCGCGCCTGCGCGGGCTGAACCAGACGACGGGGAAGGAACGCTCGGTGGAGTACACATCCGGCGCGGCCTCCTGGCAGAAGGTGCTCCGGCGGGCGGTCGCCGGGCTGCTGCCTCGGCGCCCACGGCAGCGACGACCGGGCTGGTCGATCGGGGTGCCGCTGATCGCCGCCGCGGCCGGGCTGCTCTTCACCACCACGGCCACCACCGCCGGCGGCACCGCCCTGCGCGAGGACCGCCGACCCCAGCTCAACCAGTTGATCGAGGACCGGCGCGCGGAGGTGGCGGCCAGCGAGCGGCGTGCGGCCGACCTGCGCGACGAGGTCGAGGGCCGCACGAGCGCCCTGGCCAGCTCGGACGGCCCGATCAGGGAACAGCAGGACCGGGCCGCCGCCAGCCGCGACGACGCCGGCTTCACCGCGCTCGCGGGGCCCGGGGTGACGGTGGAGCTCGACGACGCGCCCCGGCGCAACGACGGCACGCTGCCCGCCGGGGCCACCAACGACGACCTGGTCGTCCACCAGGGGGACGTGCAGGCGGTGGTGAACGCCCTCTGGGCGGGAGGCGCCGAGGCCATGTCCATCATGAACGTCCGCGTGCTGTCGACCAGCGCGGTACGCTGCGTGGGTAACACCCTGCTGCTGCACGGCCGGGTGTACTCCCCACCATTCAAGATCGTAGCAATCGGCGATCCGGCTGCCCTACGGCAGGCCCTCGCCGACTCACAGGGAGTCCGGTTGTTCAGGGACCTGGTCGACGACTACAAGCTCGGTTACAAGGAGACCGTCTCCACGGTGACCGTGCCGGCGTTCGAGGACTCGACCACGCTGCGCTCGGCGACGGTGCCCCGGTGAACGGCATACCGGACGA
The nucleotide sequence above comes from Micromonospora sp. M71_S20. Encoded proteins:
- a CDS encoding hemolysin family protein, which translates into the protein MPELLVTVALLLGNAFFVGSEFALIASRRTVVEPLAAGSKRARWALSAMNQIPLMIAGAQLGITVCSLGLGAIAEPALAHLLEPAFRAARLPEGVVHPVAFVLALGVVVFLHTVVGEMVPKNITLAGPEPSALWLGPAMLAFCLATKPLLVAMKWASRRVLGLWRVEATEAVKTVFTAEELAGLVAQARTEGLLDAEEHVRITGALALHSRTAADALQPWSTVTTVAEDVSPASLEVLATRTGRSRFPVVQRSTRRVLGFVHVKDVLGYAGASRRAPVPADVYRPLAVVPPDRTLADLLLSMRRERRHMVLVSDGRRPLGVVTLDDVLTAIVGRRADTLGTQAVAQA
- a CDS encoding hemolysin family protein, whose amino-acid sequence is MPLVGFVLLTGGNAFFVAAEFALVTVDRPEIERRAAAGDGRAATVHRALRELSFQLSGAQLGITLTALLTGYLAEPALARLFTPLLRPVAGDAAGRFTPFLALALATLLSMLFGELVPKNLALARPMPTALATAGPMRAFSRAFGWLIRALNDSANRLVRLLGVEPQEELASARSPEELGLLAAISARAGALPPDTAMLLRRTIRFGDKRAAEAMTPRVDVVALRATATVAELLALSRRTGRTRFPVYEETLDLVTGVAGVPDALGVPLALRGSTTVGSVAREPVYVPESLDLDGVLAALGSAGADLAIVVDEYGGTDGVVTTEDLVEELVGEIADEFDPDAVDDVDAAGLRVPGGERTVLVDGVLRSDELAEQTGFRLPEGPYETLAGFLMARLGHIPLAGETVDESGFEFTVVEVERHRIEQVRVLRPEEPDGDA
- a CDS encoding GPP34 family phosphoprotein: MAPLTLAHELALLGYDDAGANRLGRPTLDYGLAGALLLELTLAGRVEIADDRLVVTDQAPVGQRQLDDALTRIATDPKRRKPNDWISRLAKDLPEQVLDGLVTAGVLRRDSDKVLWVFPRTRYPSTTGAEPAVETQARQRMVAAVAADGPVDGRTAALIGLARAVGLDRKLFAELPKERVKRRLAEIAAGDWASAATRKAIEETQAAVLIATTTAATAVIVTTTTS
- a CDS encoding (Fe-S)-binding protein, coding for MGSVQIVTTILAFAITAVAVWLAVRAVMKMVAVIRLGQPDPTRFGDKGTRTKTMLAETAGHTRMLRWSVVGAAHWFVMVGFIVLSLLVLEAYFEVVSPTGGLPLVGNWAIYGLVTEWLAILGLVSILVLIAIRLRNRPTRPGGKSRFTGSTMWQGYFVEGIILAVLIMGFVIRGFKVATDHFEYPVWAAPLSHAVGGVLPNWEAGVSIAALVKIAISMTWLIVIALNVTMGVAWHRFLAFFNIFFKRDPGANVSGLGALRPMTSQGKPLDFEEADPESDQFGVAQVEQFTWKGLLDFSTCTECGRCQSQCPAWNTGKPLSPKLLVLSLRDHAYAKAPYLLAGGGKDLTGEEKATAAQLAHMDVLALAEAEKPLIGTAEEGGIIDPDVLWSCTTCGACVEQCPVDIEHVDHIVDMRRYQVLIESSFPSEAGVMLRNLENKGNPWGAPQNTREDWTKGLDFEVPRVGEVDDFEYLFWVGCAGAFEDRAKKTTRAVATLLNEAGVKFAILGEGETCSGDPARRIGNEFVFQMLAQQNVETLNEAFEGREKSKRKIVATCPHCFNTLGNEYGQLGGEFEVVHHTQLLAHLVATGKLTPVQPVDGGVTYHDPCYLGRHNRVFAPPREVLGSAISGGAGAGQDGAAIESGAGRASGLIEMPRNSERSFCCGAGGARMWMEEKIGKRINVDRVEEAMSTGAKTVAVGCPFCSTMLNDGVNGKGAGEQVEVVDVASVLLRSVKPEQAPGGTDTERLPVAG
- a CDS encoding cell division protein CrgA: MPKSQVRKKKVYTPPTDVRPTATAATRKPSPVWLPVSAVALIVFGIGWLVVYYLSEQEYPVMSWGYWNLAVGFGAMVASLILLSRWR
- a CDS encoding DUF881 domain-containing protein, translated to MEYTSGAASWQKVLRRAVAGLLPRRPRQRRPGWSIGVPLIAAAAGLLFTTTATTAGGTALREDRRPQLNQLIEDRRAEVAASERRAADLRDEVEGRTSALASSDGPIREQQDRAAASRDDAGFTALAGPGVTVELDDAPRRNDGTLPAGATNDDLVVHQGDVQAVVNALWAGGAEAMSIMNVRVLSTSAVRCVGNTLLLHGRVYSPPFKIVAIGDPAALRQALADSQGVRLFRDLVDDYKLGYKETVSTVTVPAFEDSTTLRSATVPR